The following coding sequences lie in one Pseudomonas monsensis genomic window:
- the uvrD gene encoding DNA helicase II, producing the protein MRDDLSLLLNSLNDAQRQAVAAPVGRQLVLAGAGSGKTRVLVHRIAWLIQVENASPHSILSVTFTNKAAAEMRHRIEQLLGINPAGMWVGTFHGLAHRLLRAHWQEAGLSQTFQILDSDDQQRLVKRVIRELGLDEQRWPARQAQWFINGQKDEGLRPQHIQASGDLFLATMRGIYEAYEAACQRAGVIDFSELLLRALDLWRDHPGLLAHYQKRFRHILVDEFQDTNAVQYAWLRLLGKGGDSLMVVGDDDQSIYGWRGAKIENIHQYSSDFPDSVTIRLEQNYRSTAGILKAANALIANNTGRLGKELWTDGGDGEAINLYAAFNEHDEARYVVETIESALKTGLARSDIAILYRSNAQSRVLEEALLRERIPYRIYGGQRFFERAEIKNAMAYLRLLEGRGNDAALERVINVPARGIGEKTVEAIRDHARHSDVSMWEAMRQLVANKGLTGRAAGALGAFIELIENLAAKCMEMPLHLMTQTVIEQSGLIAYHEAEKGEKGQARVENLEELVSAARNFENTEEDEELTPLAAFLGHASLEAGDTQADEHEDSVQLMTLHSAKGLEFPYVFLVGMEEGLFPHKMSLEEPGRLEEERRLAYVGITRAMQNLVMTYAETRRLYGSETYNKVSRFVREVPKGLIQEVRLSNSVSRPFGGNQSMSGSNLFSGSEIPETGFSLGQAVRHSIFGDGVILNFEGAGAQARVQVNFSEGSKWLMLGYAKLEAI; encoded by the coding sequence ATGCGCGATGATCTCTCCCTTCTGCTGAACTCCCTCAACGATGCCCAACGCCAGGCCGTAGCCGCCCCCGTTGGCCGTCAGTTGGTCCTGGCCGGTGCTGGCTCCGGTAAAACCCGAGTGCTGGTGCACCGTATCGCCTGGTTGATCCAGGTCGAAAACGCCTCGCCCCACTCCATCCTGTCGGTGACGTTCACCAACAAGGCCGCTGCCGAGATGCGTCACCGCATCGAGCAGTTGCTGGGTATCAACCCGGCCGGCATGTGGGTGGGCACCTTCCACGGCCTGGCGCATCGCTTGCTGCGGGCGCACTGGCAGGAAGCGGGATTGAGCCAGACCTTCCAGATTCTCGACAGCGACGACCAGCAACGACTGGTCAAGCGAGTGATCCGCGAGCTGGGTCTGGACGAGCAACGCTGGCCGGCCCGGCAGGCCCAGTGGTTCATCAACGGGCAAAAAGACGAAGGTCTGCGCCCGCAACATATTCAAGCCAGTGGCGATCTGTTCCTGGCCACCATGCGCGGCATTTACGAAGCCTACGAGGCGGCCTGCCAGCGTGCCGGCGTCATCGACTTCTCCGAACTGCTGCTGCGCGCCCTCGACCTGTGGCGCGACCACCCGGGCCTGCTGGCGCATTATCAGAAGCGCTTCCGGCACATTCTGGTGGACGAGTTCCAGGACACCAACGCCGTGCAATACGCCTGGTTGCGTCTGCTCGGCAAGGGTGGCGACAGCCTGATGGTGGTCGGTGACGACGACCAGTCGATCTACGGCTGGCGTGGCGCGAAAATCGAGAACATTCATCAGTACTCATCCGACTTCCCGGATTCGGTAACCATTCGTCTGGAGCAGAACTACCGCTCGACGGCCGGCATCCTGAAAGCGGCCAACGCCCTGATCGCCAATAACACCGGGCGCCTGGGCAAGGAGCTGTGGACCGATGGCGGCGACGGCGAAGCAATCAATCTGTACGCCGCGTTCAACGAACACGACGAAGCACGTTACGTTGTCGAAACCATCGAAAGCGCGCTGAAAACCGGCCTGGCCCGTAGCGATATCGCGATTCTGTACCGCTCCAACGCCCAATCGCGCGTTCTGGAAGAAGCCTTGCTGCGCGAACGCATTCCGTACCGCATCTATGGCGGCCAGCGCTTCTTCGAGCGCGCGGAAATCAAGAACGCCATGGCCTACCTGCGCTTGCTCGAAGGCCGCGGCAACGATGCCGCGCTGGAACGGGTGATCAACGTACCGGCCCGTGGCATTGGCGAAAAAACCGTCGAAGCGATCCGCGACCACGCACGCCACAGCGATGTGTCGATGTGGGAAGCGATGCGCCAACTGGTGGCCAATAAAGGCCTGACCGGTCGCGCCGCCGGGGCGCTGGGTGCGTTCATCGAGCTGATCGAAAACCTCGCCGCCAAGTGCATGGAGATGCCGCTGCACCTGATGACCCAGACCGTCATCGAGCAGTCGGGGCTGATCGCCTATCACGAAGCGGAAAAAGGCGAGAAAGGCCAGGCCCGGGTGGAAAACCTTGAGGAACTGGTCAGTGCCGCGCGCAACTTCGAGAACACCGAAGAAGACGAAGAGCTGACACCACTGGCGGCGTTCCTCGGCCACGCTTCGCTGGAAGCCGGAGACACCCAGGCCGACGAACACGAAGACAGCGTTCAGCTGATGACCCTGCACAGCGCCAAAGGCCTGGAATTCCCTTACGTGTTCCTGGTGGGCATGGAAGAAGGCCTGTTCCCGCACAAGATGAGCCTGGAAGAACCGGGGCGCCTTGAGGAAGAACGGCGCCTGGCCTACGTCGGTATCACCCGGGCCATGCAGAATCTGGTGATGACCTATGCTGAAACCCGACGCCTGTACGGCAGCGAAACCTACAACAAGGTTTCGCGTTTCGTACGCGAAGTACCGAAGGGCCTGATTCAGGAAGTGCGTTTGTCGAACAGCGTCAGCCGACCGTTCGGTGGCAACCAGTCAATGAGCGGCAGCAACCTGTTCAGCGGCAGCGAAATTCCGGAAACCGGCTTCAGTCTGGGCCAGGCCGTGCGCCATTCGATCTTCGGCGACGGCGTGATCCTCAACTTCGAAGGCGCCGGCGCGCAGGCGCGGGTTCAGGTGAATTTCAGCGAAGGCAGCAAGTGGCTGATGCTCGGTTACGCCAAGCTGGAAGCTATCTAA
- the hexR gene encoding transcriptional regulator HexR has protein sequence MNLLQHIAQSRHLLRKSELKVADHVLLDPAAVMHSSMADLAHSVGISEPTIVRFCRAIGCSGFQDLKLKLAQSLAAGASFGQFAIHEDDSVADYSLKIFDTTLHTLMEVREKLDPVELQRAVTLMSQAQRVEFYGFGASGAVAADAQHKFFRLLLTAAAYSDPHMQAMSAVTLKPTDVAICISQSGRSKDLLITANLVRESGASLITLCPSQTPLAELSTVNLAIDVHEDTEIYTPLTSRIAHLVVIDVLAMGVAMARGPSLVNHLKSVKRSLRSLRLSPKAVKALDD, from the coding sequence TTGAATCTGCTGCAACACATCGCCCAGTCACGTCACCTGTTACGCAAGTCGGAGCTCAAGGTCGCCGACCACGTGCTGCTTGACCCTGCGGCCGTGATGCACAGTTCCATGGCCGATCTGGCCCACAGCGTCGGCATCAGTGAACCGACCATCGTGCGCTTCTGTCGCGCCATCGGTTGTTCAGGTTTTCAGGATCTGAAACTGAAACTGGCGCAGAGCCTGGCTGCCGGTGCCAGTTTTGGTCAGTTCGCGATCCATGAGGACGACTCGGTCGCCGACTACAGCCTGAAGATCTTCGACACCACGCTGCACACCTTGATGGAGGTTCGCGAGAAGCTTGATCCGGTGGAGTTGCAGCGCGCGGTGACGCTGATGTCTCAGGCGCAGCGTGTCGAGTTCTATGGCTTTGGTGCGTCGGGCGCGGTGGCGGCGGATGCGCAGCACAAGTTCTTCCGTTTGCTGCTGACGGCGGCGGCGTACTCCGACCCGCACATGCAGGCGATGTCGGCGGTGACGTTGAAGCCGACCGACGTGGCGATCTGCATTTCCCAGTCCGGGCGCTCCAAGGATCTGCTGATCACCGCCAACCTCGTTCGCGAGAGTGGCGCTTCGCTGATCACCCTGTGCCCAAGCCAGACGCCGTTGGCCGAACTGTCGACCGTCAACCTGGCGATTGATGTGCACGAAGACACCGAGATCTACACGCCGCTGACCTCGCGCATTGCGCATCTGGTGGTGATCGACGTGTTGGCGATGGGCGTGGCGATGGCGCGCGGGCCGAGCCTGGTCAATCACCTGAAGAGCGTCAAGCGCAGTCTGCGCAGCTTGCGCTTGTCGCCGAAAGCCGTAAAAGCGCTGGATGACTGA
- a CDS encoding putative bifunctional diguanylate cyclase/phosphodiesterase — protein MTLSSELSGPSVEPRVIRKHYAVEMAVERTRLLYQGSLLPTLFMLINGLVCAALLWSPQRYFVVSVWLVWLLSLVALRVIQVAAFDSAIPNRQAQPIWFRMFLLGSTMTGLTLAGAGIALVPADNFMQQAWVFGLIGAATLSASVAYAVSLPAFLSFTLPCLLPAIGYLFWGGDEQARGWGWLGLILLGSLSVVAWQVNRLIDRGLLRRFQNQHLIEHLQQTQSRSEQLNQELAREIEQRRCAEGQLREAQVDLEDRVAQRSRELDAANQALSKSEARLALALKASELGLWDWNLQTDEVHHTQIQELFGLAPEYVTAILRDLKPRLHPEDVPSLKHALVEHLKGRTEDYQIEYRVRHGDGHWVWIEDRGRAVERSESGQVIRMVGTRRDISASKSLEEQQRLAATVFEAASEGIVILDPNYALIAINQAFSRVTGYDIDDMLGRNVVELPCSRDARRHYVAIRHALEQHGSWQGELVETRKNGELYPQWLQLNAVRDSRGNVSHIVGFFADLSARRESEERMRYLTHYDELTGLANRSLFRERLHEAHQRVRQGGRRSLALLHINLDRFKLLNDSLGHEIADQLLQKMSRRLVNALPEADTIARLSGDEFAVLFDAYGNLSSLARVATRLSSKLRLPLTVEGHELVVSASMGISMLPDNAREISALVSQSNMAMQHAKHLGGNNFQFYTDSLQASTLERLQLENQLRKAIEDKQLKVFYQPKLCLATGRLNAAEALVRWEHPILGQVPPGDFIGLAEETGLIGPIGEFVLRQACWQACEWQREGLEAIRVSVNLSVHQLRQGKLVSLVRQVLEETGLAPHFLELELTESQLLDSVEHIIATFQQLRDLGVKLAIDDFGTGYSSLSYLKRIPVDYVKIDQAFIRGLGEGSEDAAITRAIIAMAHGLSLKVVAEGVERPEQLTFLRAEGCDEVQGYLISRPVEAAALAGLLREQAKPF, from the coding sequence ATGACCCTCAGCTCCGAACTGTCGGGCCCCTCTGTGGAACCCCGGGTTATCCGCAAGCACTATGCCGTCGAAATGGCGGTGGAGCGCACGCGCCTGCTGTACCAGGGCTCTCTGTTGCCCACCCTGTTCATGTTGATCAATGGTCTGGTCTGCGCCGCTTTGCTCTGGAGCCCGCAGCGCTACTTCGTGGTCAGTGTCTGGCTGGTGTGGTTGCTGTCGCTGGTGGCGTTGCGCGTGATTCAAGTGGCGGCGTTCGATTCGGCGATACCCAATCGCCAGGCCCAGCCGATCTGGTTCCGCATGTTCCTGCTCGGCTCGACCATGACCGGCCTGACCCTGGCTGGCGCTGGCATTGCCCTGGTGCCGGCCGACAACTTCATGCAGCAGGCCTGGGTGTTCGGCCTGATCGGTGCCGCGACATTGTCGGCCAGTGTCGCCTATGCGGTGAGCCTGCCGGCGTTTCTGTCATTTACCTTGCCGTGCCTGCTGCCGGCGATCGGCTATCTGTTCTGGGGCGGCGACGAGCAGGCGCGCGGCTGGGGCTGGCTGGGCCTGATTCTGCTCGGCTCGCTGAGCGTGGTGGCGTGGCAGGTCAATCGCCTGATTGATCGTGGTTTGCTGCGGCGCTTTCAGAATCAGCACCTGATCGAACATCTTCAGCAGACGCAGTCGCGCAGCGAACAACTCAATCAGGAGCTGGCGCGGGAAATCGAGCAGCGGCGTTGCGCCGAAGGCCAGTTGCGCGAAGCGCAGGTCGACCTGGAAGACCGTGTCGCTCAGCGCAGCCGCGAGCTGGACGCCGCCAATCAGGCCCTGAGCAAAAGCGAAGCGCGCCTGGCGCTGGCGCTGAAGGCCAGCGAGCTGGGGTTGTGGGACTGGAACCTGCAGACCGACGAGGTTCATCACACGCAGATTCAGGAGCTGTTCGGCCTCGCCCCGGAATACGTCACGGCCATCCTGCGCGACCTCAAGCCACGCCTGCACCCGGAGGATGTGCCGTCGCTCAAGCACGCCTTGGTCGAGCATTTGAAGGGCCGCACCGAGGACTATCAGATCGAATACCGCGTGCGCCACGGCGATGGTCACTGGGTGTGGATCGAAGACCGTGGCCGCGCCGTTGAACGTAGCGAGAGCGGGCAAGTGATCCGCATGGTCGGCACCCGCCGCGACATCAGTGCCAGCAAAAGCCTCGAAGAGCAGCAGCGCCTGGCGGCGACGGTGTTCGAAGCGGCCAGCGAAGGCATTGTGATCCTCGACCCGAACTACGCGCTGATCGCGATCAATCAGGCCTTCAGCCGGGTGACCGGTTACGACATCGACGACATGCTCGGGCGCAATGTCGTCGAGTTGCCGTGCAGCCGCGATGCCCGTCGGCATTACGTCGCGATCCGCCATGCGCTGGAGCAGCATGGCAGTTGGCAAGGTGAACTGGTGGAAACCCGCAAGAACGGCGAGTTGTATCCACAGTGGCTGCAACTCAATGCAGTGCGCGACAGTCGGGGCAACGTCAGTCATATCGTCGGCTTCTTCGCCGATCTTTCGGCGCGGCGCGAATCCGAAGAGCGCATGCGTTACCTGACGCACTACGATGAACTCACCGGACTGGCCAATCGCTCGCTGTTTCGCGAGCGCCTGCACGAAGCCCACCAACGGGTCCGGCAGGGCGGACGGCGCAGTCTGGCGTTGCTGCACATCAATCTGGATCGTTTCAAATTGCTCAACGACAGCCTCGGCCATGAGATCGCTGACCAGTTGCTGCAAAAAATGTCCCGGCGGCTGGTCAATGCCTTGCCGGAAGCGGACACGATTGCGCGGTTGTCCGGTGACGAATTCGCGGTGCTGTTCGACGCCTACGGCAACCTGTCGAGCCTGGCGCGGGTCGCCACGCGGTTGTCGAGCAAGCTGCGTCTGCCGCTGACGGTCGAAGGGCATGAACTGGTGGTCAGCGCCTCGATGGGCATCAGTATGCTGCCGGACAATGCCCGTGAAATTTCCGCGCTGGTCAGTCAGTCGAACATGGCCATGCAGCATGCCAAGCATCTGGGCGGCAACAATTTCCAGTTCTACACCGATAGCCTGCAGGCCAGCACCCTTGAGCGTCTGCAACTGGAGAACCAGTTGCGCAAAGCTATCGAAGACAAGCAACTGAAGGTGTTCTATCAGCCGAAGTTGTGCCTGGCGACAGGTCGGCTGAATGCGGCGGAGGCTCTGGTGCGCTGGGAACATCCGATTCTGGGGCAGGTACCGCCAGGCGATTTCATCGGGCTGGCCGAAGAAACCGGGTTGATCGGCCCCATCGGCGAGTTCGTCCTGCGTCAGGCGTGTTGGCAAGCGTGCGAATGGCAGCGCGAGGGCCTGGAAGCGATCCGCGTGTCGGTGAACCTGTCGGTGCATCAACTGCGTCAGGGCAAACTGGTCAGTCTGGTGCGGCAGGTGTTGGAGGAGACCGGTCTGGCGCCGCATTTTCTCGAGCTGGAATTGACCGAAAGCCAGTTGCTCGACAGCGTTGAACACATCATTGCGACGTTCCAGCAACTGCGGGATCTGGGGGTGAAACTGGCCATCGACGACTTCGGCACCGGGTATTCGTCGTTGAGTTATCTGAAACGGATTCCGGTGGATTACGTGAAGATCGATCAGGCGTTCATTCGCGGCCTGGGCGAGGGCAGTGAGGATGCGGCGATCACCCGCGCGATCATTGCCATGGCCCACGGACTGTCGTTGAAGGTGGTGGCCGAAGGAGTCGAACGGCCGGAGCAACTGACGTTTTTGCGGGCCGAGGGCTGCGACGAGGTGCAGGGCTATCTGATCAGTCGTCCGGTAGAAGCTGCCGCGCTGGCCGGGCTTTTGCGTGAGCAGGCAAAACCGTTTTAA
- a CDS encoding acetyl-CoA carboxylase biotin carboxylase subunit, with the protein MITKILIANRGEIAVRIVRACAEMGIRSVAIFSDADRHALHVKRADEAHSIGAEPLAGYLNPRKLVNLAVETGCDALHPGYGFLSENAELADICAERGIKFIGPSAEVIRRMGDKTEARRSMIKAGVPVTPGTEGNVADINEALAEGDRIGYPVMLKATSGGGGRGIRRCNSREELEQNFPRVISEATKAFGSAEVFLEKCIVNPKHIEAQILGDSFGNVVHLFERDCSIQRRNQKLIEIAPSPQLTPEQRAYIGDLSVRAAKAVGYENAGTVEFLLAEGEVYFMEMNTRVQVEHTITEEITGIDIVREQIRIASGLPLSVKQEDIQHRGFALQFRINAEDPKNNFLPSFGKITRYYAPGGPGVRTDTAIYTGYTIPPFYDSMCLKLVVWALTWEEAMDRGLRALDDMRLQGVKTTAAYYQEILRNPEFRSGQFNTSFVESHPELTNYSIKRKPEELALAIAAAIAAHAGL; encoded by the coding sequence GTGATAACAAAGATCCTGATCGCCAACCGTGGTGAGATTGCCGTACGAATCGTGCGAGCCTGCGCCGAAATGGGCATTCGCTCGGTTGCGATTTTTTCCGACGCCGACCGCCATGCCTTGCATGTGAAGCGTGCGGACGAAGCCCACAGCATCGGTGCCGAGCCACTGGCCGGTTACCTGAACCCGCGCAAGCTGGTGAACCTGGCGGTGGAAACCGGTTGCGATGCATTGCACCCCGGTTACGGCTTCCTCTCGGAAAATGCCGAGTTGGCAGACATCTGCGCCGAACGCGGGATTAAATTCATCGGCCCGTCGGCAGAAGTCATTCGCCGCATGGGCGACAAGACCGAAGCCCGGCGCAGCATGATCAAGGCCGGGGTACCGGTCACCCCGGGCACTGAAGGCAACGTGGCCGACATCAATGAAGCCTTGGCCGAGGGCGACCGCATCGGTTACCCGGTCATGCTCAAGGCCACCTCCGGTGGTGGCGGGCGCGGCATCCGTCGCTGCAACAGCCGCGAAGAACTCGAACAGAATTTCCCTCGGGTGATTTCCGAAGCGACCAAGGCCTTCGGTTCGGCGGAAGTGTTCCTGGAAAAATGCATCGTTAATCCGAAACACATCGAAGCGCAGATCCTCGGCGACAGCTTCGGCAACGTCGTGCACCTGTTCGAGCGTGACTGCTCGATCCAGCGCCGCAACCAGAAGCTGATCGAGATCGCCCCGAGCCCGCAACTGACCCCGGAACAGCGCGCCTACATCGGCGACCTGTCGGTGCGCGCAGCCAAGGCTGTGGGCTACGAGAACGCCGGCACCGTGGAGTTCCTGCTCGCCGAGGGCGAGGTGTACTTCATGGAGATGAACACCCGGGTGCAGGTGGAACACACCATCACCGAAGAAATCACCGGGATCGACATCGTTCGTGAGCAGATCCGCATCGCCTCCGGCCTGCCGCTGTCAGTGAAGCAGGAGGACATCCAGCACCGTGGCTTCGCGCTGCAGTTCCGGATCAACGCCGAAGACCCGAAGAACAACTTCCTGCCGAGCTTCGGCAAGATCACTCGCTACTACGCTCCCGGCGGCCCCGGCGTGCGCACCGACACGGCGATCTACACCGGCTACACCATTCCGCCGTTCTACGACTCGATGTGCCTGAAACTGGTGGTCTGGGCGCTGACTTGGGAAGAGGCGATGGACCGTGGCCTGCGCGCCCTCGACGACATGCGTCTGCAAGGGGTGAAGACCACTGCCGCGTATTACCAGGAAATCCTGCGCAATCCGGAATTCCGTAGCGGCCAGTTCAATACCAGCTTCGTTGAAAGCCATCCTGAACTGACCAACTACTCGATCAAGCGCAAACCCGAAGAGCTGGCCCTGGCCATCGCCGCCGCCATCGCCGCCCACGCAGGCCTATAA
- a CDS encoding SMI1/KNR4 family protein — translation MEEIIEQLREANEPVPVPLELPDEDQLVEIEEELFINIPFVFKEFLLTVSDVVYGSLEPVTVTDPQSHTYLPEVAANAWDIGVPRDLIPICQDGYDYYCVEEDGTVVLWSGEEELITEESWESVWHWARDVWLES, via the coding sequence GTGGAAGAAATCATCGAACAACTGCGCGAAGCCAACGAACCCGTACCGGTTCCTTTGGAATTGCCTGACGAAGACCAACTGGTGGAGATCGAGGAAGAACTGTTCATCAACATTCCGTTCGTCTTCAAAGAGTTTCTGCTGACCGTCAGCGATGTGGTGTATGGCAGCCTCGAGCCGGTGACTGTCACCGACCCGCAATCGCACACCTACCTGCCGGAAGTCGCGGCCAACGCCTGGGATATTGGCGTACCGCGCGACCTGATCCCGATCTGTCAGGACGGCTACGACTACTACTGCGTTGAAGAAGACGGCACCGTGGTGCTGTGGTCCGGCGAAGAAGAGCTGATCACCGAAGAGTCCTGGGAATCGGTGTGGCACTGGGCGCGGGACGTCTGGCTGGAAAGCTGA
- a CDS encoding LysR family transcriptional regulator, which translates to MRKSLMRMTLRQLQIFNEVCDLRSYSRAAEEMSLTQPAVSLQIRQLEELIGQPLFDYVGKKLYMTEAAEALQRASRDIFGRLENLDMQLSDMQGSLQGQLKLAVESSAKYFVPHLFAAFKRQHPEVNLQLTVVNRGQVIRRLSDNRDDLVIMSMVPQDMGLEFLPFLNNPIVAVARPDHPLAHMGPLRLQDLEPYTLLIREPGSGTRMACEEYFKEKRVHFTQTQEVASAEAQRECVVAGLGLALLTRHALNLELATGGLVELPVEELPLFRSWCLVQAKAKRLSPVAHAFLAFIRSERVQISALVERFDGKLPVRPASS; encoded by the coding sequence ATGCGTAAGTCCTTGATGCGTATGACATTACGTCAGTTGCAGATCTTCAACGAAGTGTGTGATTTGCGTTCCTACAGCCGTGCGGCTGAAGAAATGTCGCTCACACAACCGGCCGTCAGCCTACAGATTCGTCAGTTGGAAGAGTTGATCGGCCAGCCATTATTCGATTATGTCGGCAAAAAACTCTACATGACCGAGGCTGCCGAAGCCCTGCAGCGGGCCAGCCGGGACATCTTCGGTCGCCTGGAAAACCTCGACATGCAGCTGTCGGACATGCAGGGCTCGCTGCAAGGCCAACTGAAGCTGGCGGTGGAATCCAGCGCCAAATACTTCGTGCCGCACCTGTTCGCCGCCTTCAAGCGCCAGCACCCGGAAGTGAACCTGCAACTGACCGTGGTCAACCGTGGCCAGGTGATCCGCCGCCTCTCGGACAACCGCGACGATCTGGTGATCATGTCGATGGTGCCGCAGGACATGGGCCTGGAGTTTCTGCCCTTTCTGAACAACCCGATTGTCGCCGTGGCGCGCCCGGATCATCCGCTGGCGCATATGGGGCCGCTGCGTTTGCAGGACCTTGAGCCCTACACACTGCTGATCCGCGAACCGGGTTCAGGCACGCGAATGGCCTGCGAGGAATACTTCAAGGAGAAACGCGTGCACTTCACCCAGACTCAGGAAGTGGCCTCGGCCGAAGCCCAGCGCGAATGCGTGGTGGCGGGTCTGGGCTTGGCGCTTTTGACGCGCCACGCCCTGAACCTGGAGTTGGCGACCGGCGGCCTGGTGGAGTTGCCGGTCGAGGAGTTGCCGCTGTTCCGTAGCTGGTGCCTGGTGCAAGCCAAGGCCAAACGGCTGTCACCGGTGGCGCACGCCTTCCTGGCGTTTATCCGCAGCGAACGGGTGCAGATCAGCGCGCTGGTTGAGCGCTTCGACGGGAAGTTGCCGGTACGGCCTGCCAGTAGTTGA
- a CDS encoding PA3496 family putative envelope integrity protein — protein MAQPYEERNSAAKTRRQQEDQRRMEFRRAIEDRFELRQLQSEISDFPEDIEINYWQAVPATSRRSAQPAR, from the coding sequence ATGGCTCAGCCCTACGAAGAACGCAACAGCGCCGCGAAAACCCGTCGTCAACAGGAAGACCAGCGCCGCATGGAATTCCGTCGCGCCATCGAAGATCGCTTCGAACTTCGTCAGCTTCAAAGCGAAATCAGCGATTTTCCCGAGGACATTGAAATCAACTACTGGCAGGCCGTACCGGCAACTTCCCGTCGAAGCGCTCAACCAGCGCGCTGA
- a CDS encoding EamA family transporter, with translation MGSGFFSSWTFWALLSATFAALTAIFAKVGIENVNSDFATLLRTIVVLVSLALILYATGQYQSLGSISAKSYLFLLLSGLGTGASWLCYFRALKVGPASLVAPVDKLSVVLVAVLGVILLGEKLDLRQWGGIGLITAGVVMLAFRR, from the coding sequence ATGGGCTCAGGCTTCTTTTCCTCCTGGACATTCTGGGCCCTGCTCTCGGCGACTTTCGCTGCACTGACGGCGATCTTTGCCAAAGTCGGCATTGAAAACGTCAATTCCGACTTCGCCACCCTGCTGCGCACCATCGTGGTACTGGTCAGCCTGGCCTTGATTTTGTACGCGACGGGCCAATATCAGTCCTTGGGTTCGATCTCCGCCAAGAGCTATCTGTTCCTGCTGCTGTCCGGTCTGGGGACCGGTGCATCGTGGCTCTGCTATTTCCGCGCACTGAAAGTCGGCCCGGCCTCGCTGGTCGCGCCAGTGGATAAACTCAGCGTGGTGCTGGTGGCGGTGCTCGGCGTGATCCTGCTGGGCGAAAAACTCGACCTGCGCCAATGGGGCGGCATCGGCCTGATCACGGCAGGTGTGGTGATGTTGGCGTTTCGTCGTTAA
- a CDS encoding Tim44 domain-containing protein, which produces MKRFLSIAMALCIGLTMSLDANAKRFGGGKSAGAAPTHQTSQMAPSSPGMGGAAATAGAAGAAGAAAKAGGASKWLGPLAGIAAGGLLASMFMGGGFQGMQIFDILIMAVIAFVIFRFIAARRRKQQEHLAPAGAPMQREVFEQKPAAMGSIFGGSAAPVAARPVINAPAWFNEQRFLEAARSHFQSLQQHWDANEMDKIAEFVTPQMLDFLKRERADLGDGFQSTYIDNLQVQLDGVDDRADKTIATLTFSGVSKTSRFDQGEVFSESWNMERPQGDNQPWLVAGIRQNG; this is translated from the coding sequence ATGAAACGTTTTCTTAGCATCGCCATGGCGTTGTGCATCGGCCTGACGATGAGCCTCGACGCCAACGCCAAGCGCTTCGGTGGTGGCAAAAGCGCCGGCGCTGCGCCGACGCACCAGACCAGCCAGATGGCTCCTTCTTCTCCAGGCATGGGCGGCGCAGCAGCGACCGCTGGTGCTGCCGGTGCCGCTGGCGCCGCTGCCAAGGCCGGTGGCGCTTCGAAATGGCTCGGCCCGCTGGCCGGTATCGCTGCCGGTGGCCTGCTCGCGTCCATGTTCATGGGCGGCGGCTTCCAGGGCATGCAGATCTTCGACATCCTGATCATGGCCGTGATCGCGTTCGTGATCTTCCGCTTTATCGCCGCCCGTCGACGCAAGCAGCAGGAGCATCTGGCTCCGGCCGGCGCGCCGATGCAGCGTGAAGTGTTCGAACAGAAGCCTGCTGCCATGGGTTCGATTTTCGGTGGTTCGGCGGCTCCGGTTGCCGCTCGTCCGGTAATCAACGCGCCAGCCTGGTTCAACGAGCAGCGCTTCCTTGAAGCCGCACGCAGCCACTTCCAGTCGCTGCAGCAGCACTGGGACGCCAACGAAATGGACAAGATTGCCGAGTTCGTGACCCCGCAAATGCTCGACTTCCTCAAGCGTGAGCGCGCGGATCTGGGCGACGGCTTCCAGTCGACCTACATCGACAACCTGCAGGTGCAGCTGGACGGCGTCGATGATCGTGCCGACAAGACCATCGCCACCCTGACCTTCAGTGGTGTGTCGAAAACCTCGCGTTTCGACCAGGGCGAAGTGTTCAGCGAAAGCTGGAACATGGAACGTCCGCAGGGCGACAACCAGCCTTGGCTGGTGGCCGGTATTCGTCAGAACGGCTGA